Proteins co-encoded in one Rhodothermales bacterium genomic window:
- a CDS encoding peptidylprolyl isomerase, with amino-acid sequence MVKSTLFLFASALLMMSCEVRVRDGSPTGLTGTLSDSLASARVQSDRPVSGSIMDVPVTVANPPVEAQSNFYEIVTPYGSMTVRLYDDTPQHRDNFKKLVAEGFYDGTTFHRVMPEFMIQGGDPNSKDDDPYNDGIGGPGYTVPAEFNPALIHKKGALAAARQPDQVNPERRSSGSQFYIVHGRVFQEAQLSDVEQGMPSRIGEPAFQFSGEARRTYMRDGGAPFLDMQYTVFGELVSGFDTLDRIAQVSTNESDRPLEPVSMTVRPARGL; translated from the coding sequence ATGGTCAAGTCTACTCTTTTTCTTTTTGCCTCCGCCCTGCTGATGATGAGCTGCGAGGTACGCGTCCGCGATGGCAGTCCCACCGGTCTCACGGGCACCCTCTCCGACAGCCTCGCATCGGCCAGGGTACAATCCGATCGCCCTGTGAGCGGCTCCATTATGGATGTTCCCGTTACAGTCGCCAACCCTCCGGTAGAGGCGCAATCGAATTTTTATGAGATCGTGACACCCTACGGCAGCATGACTGTTCGACTCTACGACGATACGCCCCAGCACCGAGACAATTTCAAAAAACTGGTCGCCGAAGGATTCTACGACGGTACGACCTTCCACCGGGTGATGCCCGAGTTTATGATCCAGGGCGGCGACCCCAATTCGAAAGACGACGACCCCTACAACGACGGCATCGGCGGTCCGGGATACACCGTGCCGGCCGAGTTCAACCCGGCCCTGATCCACAAAAAAGGCGCACTCGCTGCGGCCCGGCAGCCGGATCAGGTGAACCCCGAGCGCCGTTCGAGCGGCAGCCAATTTTATATCGTCCACGGCCGAGTTTTTCAGGAAGCACAGCTGAGCGATGTCGAACAGGGGATGCCCTCCCGCATAGGCGAACCGGCCTTCCAGTTCTCCGGCGAGGCCCGACGTACATACATGCGGGATGGAGGCGCCCCTTTTCTCGACATGCAGTATACCGTCTTTGGCGAGCTGGTCAGCGGTTTCGATACCCTCGACCGCATCGCGCAGGTGTCGACCAATGAATCCGACCGCCCTCTCGAGCCCGTGTCCATGACCGTCCGGCCGGCGCGCGGGTTGTAA